The DNA window TGAGGCGCAATATTTTCCACATAAACCAGATATTCTTTAAACTCCTCTATATCCTCCGAAAACGGCGGTCTTTGGGTATCAAGAAGAATTTCTTTAGGAAACTCACGAACGGATTTTATGAACTGTTTTTTCAGATTTTTTGGCAAATTATCTTTTGTTTTAATACTTATAACTCCGCTGAAGTCATAATCAGAAGCATTATAAACCCATATAGAATCTTTTTTCACAAGCTGCGAAACGGCATTTTGTCCTCTTAAAATCAACCCGTCAGAAATTTGGTCTGCCTGAGCGAATCTCGGTATCATTTCATCATGAACCTGATCTATACTGCATCCGCAAATACTGTCGTGCGGATGATTTTTAAGAAGCATTTTCCATGCATATTCAAGCTCGTTGTTTCTTGACGCAACGAGTTTTGCCGACCGGACAAAAGCATAAAAAGGCTCTGCCAGCTTTGACAATTTCCATGTTGAAAGCGCATTTGCCTGCTTTAAATAAAGCCTTGTGGATAATGTCCCCGGAAGTATCGGATTTCTTGAATTATCCCTTAATTCCCCTTTGAATTCGCACAAATTAGTAAGATTTTTTGTTTTATCAATATATTCAAAAATCCCGCCTGATTCAAAAGAATAATCTTTCAGTATTTTCCCGATTTCTTCAAGCTGGGCTTTTAAAGCTATTACAGGCCCTAAATGATCCCCGCCTGTCGGAAGCAAAATATAATCTGATGTTGAATATTCTTTGATTTTATCGAGAAATTCTTTTAATTTTTCCGCTTTTTCTTTGACAGAAATATCATAATGCAGAATATTCTGAAAATATCCTTCTATGAGATAAGTTGCTTTTACAGAAGAATTGTCTTGCGATTTCCAGATAAATTCTGATTTTTGACTTCCTGCTCCACGCCACAAAACAGCATTTTTGATTGCAAAAGCTGATAAAATTCTTGGGATTTCTGAACTATGCCCGAAAGAATCCGGCAAATATCCGACAAATTTATTACAGCCAAGCTCTTTAGCCTGTTTAATCCCAATCATCATGTTTCTGAACAAAGATTCGCCCGATACAAGAAATTCATCGGCAAGAGCATACCATGGCCCTATTATAATTTTATTTTTACTTATCAAGTCTTGTATAAGCAGCTTCTTTTCAGGGTAAATCTCAAAATAGTCTTCCAAAATTACTGTTTGGCCGTCAAGATAAAAACAGTCAATATTTTTGTTATGAATTTCCCTGATAATTAAATCCAAAACCTCTACAAACCGCAGCCTAAAGTCCTGAAAGGTTTTATACCATTCTCTGTCCCAATGTGTGTGATTGTAAGCAATAACTTTCATAAGCTTTAATTATATCAAATTATTTATGATATGGCTCGTTGTTAATAATTTTAAATGCTCTGTAAATCTGCTCCAGCAATAATTGTCTTGCCATTTGATGAGCAAAAGTCATGGAAGATAAACTTAAAGCTAAATCAGCACGGTTTTTGACTTTTTCTGAAAGCCCTTCTGCCCCTCCAATAGCAAAAACTACCTGATTTATACCGCTTAATGAAAGATCTTTTATCTTAGCTGCAAAATCTTCTGAAGATAGCAATTTGCCTTTAATATCAAGCGCAATAAAATAAGAATTTTCGTTTATTTGTTTAAGTATTTTTTCAGATTCTATATCAAGAATTTTGTTTATATTTGAATCCGAATAAATATTTTCTGAAGAAATTTCTATTATTTGAAGCGATGAATAAGGCTGAATTCTCTTCATGAATTCATCAATACCCATTTTTATATATTTTTCACGAATTTTTCCAACTGCAATAATTTTTATATTCATTTATTTAAATACTTTCTATAAAGAATTATTTTTTCATATAAATAATTCTTTGTTGTGGTGATATTTTTTCTATAGCATATCTTAGCATTGTTCTCGGCATCGTTTTATGGAATTTATTCAAAAAAGAATACAAACTGTTAATATCTCTTTTTCCTACTTCCCTAAGCATCCAGCCCGTTGCTTTATGTATTAAATCATGTTCATGTTTTAAAAAATATTTTGATAGTTCCATTGTAGGTATAAATTCTCCCTGCCTGATAAAATAAAATGTTGCCAGCACAGAAATTCTTTGACTCCATAAATGCTCTGAATTTGCCAATTCCCACAATTTTTCGGTATTATTTTTAAACAAATAAGCCCCAATTATATGCGGTGCGGAAATATCAACCAAATCCCAATTATTTATATAATTAACATTGCTTAAATACAGATTATAAATCTTTCCTTGTTCTTCTTCACCAATTTTCGGATATTTTAAAACAAGCATTAAAATTGCAGCCATTCTTACTTCGTGAAAAGGGTTTTTTATAAGGACTTCAATTTCTCCTAAAGTAATATCTTTAAAATATTTTTTTGCGATTTTTCTAATATCAGGCACTTTTAATCCGTAAAACAAATCCCCTTCGCCATATTCATTTTTGCCTGTTTTAAAAAACTTTGCATGATGTGCTGCAAATTCTGAGTTAGAAAAACTCTTTATCTCATTTGTTATTTGTTCTACATTCATAAATTATTTTTCTCTAAGAAGTTCTTTTTATTTTATGCCTTACAAATGAAGCAACTGCTTCGCTAACATTTGCCGGTTCTCTTTTTTCAACTTCCTGATGTTTTTGTTTTTTGATTCTTAACTTCGAGGGTCGTTTTGACTTGATACGCCTGTTAAAAATAATTACACCCGCAATAACAATGATAAGAAGTACCACACCAAAAAGTGTTTTTATCATCTTAAAAAACATCGGGATAAATCCGTGATTAGTCTTTACAGCCCCGCCCGATTCAATATTGGAAGTGCCAGACTCTGAGATTGAAGGAGGCTGAGGTACTGCCTGTTGCTGTTGAACGTCCATAATCTGAGATTGCTGCTGAATTTTAGCAGGTTGCTGCACAACAGGTCCATTATCAGAACATCTTGCATAATTTATTTGTAAAACAAATGAAATAAAAGTGCACATAAATATAATTAGAAAATTTTTGATAAATTTCATTTTCTAAGCCCTCAGTATTTCTTTATTTAACTTTCTGTATCTGTTGGTATATTTTTTGGACTCTTGGCGGGAGTTCTGCCTCTTTGTGCAGATTGTCTTCCGTCTGTCTTAATAGGTCGTCTGCCGCCTCTTTTTTTAGCTATTTCTTCTTTAGGAACAGTTTTTTCCTCTACAACGGGAGTTTCTTGTATTTGCGGCTGTTCTTGTTGCTGAGGCGGTATATGTTGTTGCACCTGCGGCTGAGGTTGTACTTGAGGTTGTGCCTGAGCCTGCGGCTGTTCTTGTTGCTGAGGTGATATTTGTTGTTGCACCTGCGGCTGAGGTTGTACTTGAGGTCTAATTTGCGGCTGCACTTGCGGTTGTAAATATTGCTGAGGACGAGGAACTACTCCTGTTTCCGCAGGTCTTTGCTGTGGTCGTAACGGAGGTGCAGACTGAAATTCTCTTCTTTGATTCCCCCCTCTATAAGGTTGTTGCGGTTGTCTTGGTATAACCTTCTCAACTCCGGTCTTTTCTTCAGCAGGAACACTCTCTGCTGTTTCCAACTCCTGCAATATTGTAAACACATCAGGTGTGAAATCTTTACCTAAATAGTTTCTGGCAATTGATGCAGGTACAGCATAATATCTTATAAGTTTTGAAACCTTAGGCATATATGCTGATTCAGCAAAATAGTCTTTTATTAATTCATTATTTATAGTGAATAATTTTTTTTCTTCAAGTTGAACCGGCTGTTTAATAGCAGATGCTGTCAAAGATGGACTTGTTTCTATTTTTTTAACGGGTGAAGGCATTATTCTTGTCTGAACAGTGCTTTGAACCTGCTTTTTTGCTTCATTAATTACTAAATTATTTTTATTTATAGGTTTTGTAAATTTCATTTTTGAAGTTTTGACAACGGTTTCACCCTCTTGAGGAGGAGCTGAGAAATTAAAATCTTCAATAATAACGCCATTTCCATTGCAGTTAGCGCATTTTTTGGTAAATATTTCTGCAAGACTCTGCCCTTGTCTATGTCTTGTCAACTCAACAAGTCCAAGATCGGAAAGTTGCCCTATTTGCGGTTTTGATTTATCTGTTTCAAGCGCAATTTCAAACTCTTCCAGAACAGCTAGCTGGTCAACTCTGTTTTCCATATCGATAAAATCAACAATAATCATACCGCCAATATTTCTGAGTTTTAGCTGTCTTGCTACTTCTGCAACAGCTTCCAGATTGGTTTTTCTGATAGTTTCGTCCTGCGTTGCTGAACTTGTAAACTTGCCGCTGTTAACGTCAATAACAGCAAGAGCTTCTGTTGTCTGGATATAAAGATATCCGCCGCTTGGAAGATTAACCTTTGTTTGAAGAGCATTTCTGATTTCTCTATCAACGCCCTTAGCAACAAGTATAGAATCTGTGCCTTTATGTACGGAAACATTTAACTTGTGCGAAATATTCCAGCTTTGCAAAAGCTGTGTGGCTCTGTGATAGCCGAAAGAAGTATCAAGAATAATTTCATTGATATCATCTGTAACAGCTTCTCTTATAACTCTATATAAAAGATCCTGATCCCTATGAAGCAAGCTTGGTGCTGTTACGGTATCAGACGCTGTTATTATGCTATTCCACTTTTCAAGCAAAAATTCCAGATCTTCCTGAATCTCAGCTTCTGATTGATTTTCTGCTTCTGTTCTTATGATTACACCTACACCGGCAGGTTTTAAAAGACTGACTATTGATTTTAGCCTTGCTCTTTCTTTTACGGAAGATATTTTTTTACTTACGTTAACTCCCTTTTCATCAGGCATAAGAACAAGAAATCTTCCGGGAAGACTAATTGCCATAGTCACTCTCGGACCTTTATGTCCTGTAGGTTCTTTAACTACCTGAACCATAATACTTTGTTTAGGCTTGATTCTTTCTTTCAAAGCACCTTTGCCAGTAACATCAGAAGCATGAAGAAATCCCATTTTATCACTTCCAACATGCACAAAAGCCGCATCAATACTTGGCAAAATATTTTCAACTTTTGATAAATAAATATCACCTAATAAAATATCACCACGATGGATAAAAAATTCTAATACTCTTCCATTTTCAGAAATTGCTGCAATATTATCGCGCTCTGAAATAATGATGGATTTACTCATAATTAATTAATTTCCTCATCAACAAAACTTATAAAACTTTTAATACTATTCATAAACTTTAAAAAACCTTTTTTAACTTTTTATTTTCATCTTCATACTGCGCTGCCGTTATGAAGATTTGTCCCTTTTGGGGTTATCGCTGTAATTTTAATTATATAAATTCTCGCATACTGCATGGTTGCTGAGAATAACAGCTACACTTTTATTAAAAATCAATATTTTAAAAAAATCTTAAATATAAAATAAATTCACTCCATTTAAATCAGATTTATAACAATTCATTAAATTCAAAATCCAAAAGCTTTTCTCTAACTATATCCCATTCTATTTCAGGAATTAAAATATTAAGAAAATGATCAGCCCTTAAAGTGCTGTTAGATACCTCTATTTTACAGTCAGAAAGACTATTTTCAAGACTAATAACCTTAACGGGTTCTCTATCCTGCCCTGCTTTTAAGATAAAATCTAATTCATATCGACCATTTGATTCACATATATTTAGCGAATGAATTGCTGGTCTTATATCAACTTTTTTTAAGCAATTTTTTTTAGAAATCTTTTCTATTACTATATTGTCTTGTAATAAACAGTTTTTGACAATACTCTTTAAGTCGATTTTTTCAATTTTTTCCTGCTCCACAGGGAAAGCCTTGTATTTTGCCCAGTATACAGCTTTTTCAATTGATATTTTATCTTTAGAAATATTAACAATTTCCAGAATTTTTGAATTTTCAGGCAAAAAGGTATTTAATCTTTCTTTTATTTTTTCCGGAGAAATATTTTCCTGAAGTTCGATATCTGCGCATTCAGCAATCCCTTCTACAAAAATCGGCAATGCAACCGCCAAAGAGATTTTAGGACTAGGATTAAACCCCTGCGTAAAATTAATTTTCAAACCTGCTTTGCGAATTGCGGCATAAAGCAATTTTTGCCAATCAAGATGAGAAATATATTTTAATTCGTTTGTTTTTTGAATTTTTATTCTGTATCTATGAATATCATCGTCATTGCGGGAAAGCGCAATGCACTGACCCGACAACCTGTCCCCCTGCGAATTATTTTTCCGAGGAAGATCTGCAATTGGTTGTACTTGTTCAGGCTCACAAGAGTCCAGCTTATGACCTCTCAAAGAAGGTTCTGTCTGCAAATTCTGACAAACTCCGCAGCTTGAGCAAACTTCATCGCAAGGATCGGAATTTTTAAAATCAAGCGCATTTTTGTATTCAGCAATCAACCAGCTTTTATCAACCCCGACATTAAAAATATCCCATGATAATTCTTCGTTTACATCAAATTCTTTAGCAGAATAATCACTCAAATTTATTGAAAGCGATTCCGCTGTTTTAAGCCATATATCTTTGTTAAAATGCTCATTCCACGCATCGAGATAAGAACCGTTTTTATAAACTTCTTCTATAAGTCCGTTTAACTCCCTGCCCCCCCTTGAAAAAACCGCTTCAAGCTGGCATAAAAAACTGTCATGAAAATTAAGTTTCAAATCTCTTATTGGTCGTGCTTTTTGGCGAAGATATCTTATTTTATCTTCAATTACCTCTAATTTGTCCTGAGCTGCCCACTGAAAAGGGGTAAAAGGCTTTGGAACAAAAATAGATACAGTGCATGTAATGCTCAAAAATGTCCTTAGTTTTAATTCATTTTTAATTTTTGAAGCACTCGCCTTTATTTTTTGCAAAAGATTTATAATTTCGTCTAAATCTTCATAAGTTTCTGTCGGAAGCCCTATCATAAAATACAGTTTAATCTTACTCCAGCCTGTTTTATAGACAGAAAGTACCGCTTCAATAATTTGCTCTTCGTTTAAATTTTTGTTTATAACATCTCTTAATCTCTGGCTTCCTGCTTCCGGTGCGATAGTTATTGTGCTTTTTCTCACCGAATTAACCAGTTCTGCCAATTTTAAACTAAATTTGTCCGCTCTCTGGCTGGGAAGAGAAATTGAAACCCCTGAACAGGCATGTTTTTCATTAAGAATGCCTACAAGTTTTTCTATATTAATATAATCGTTAGAAGATAAAGCCAGAAGCGAATATTCATCATAGCCGGTATTTTTCAAAACGCTGTCAACGATTTCCACAACATGCTCGGGAGATCTTTCTCTCACCGGTAAATTTACAAAACATGCCTGACAAAAACGGCACATTCTTCCACATCCGCGTCTTAATTCAATTACTGCCCTATCATGCACTGCTGTGCTATAAGGAATAGGAAATTTTACAGGATAATCCCTATTATCAATATTATCTATCCTTTTTGTTATGACAGCAGAAAATTCTTCACTTACAGGAATTAATTTTGTCCCGTTTTCATTTTTATAAAATCGGGGAACATAAACTCCTTCAAGCTTAGCAAGATTCTTTAAAGTTTCTTCTCTTGATAATTTATTGGATTTTGCATTCTGTATTTCTTCCAAAAGCTTAATAATTATAGTTTCGCCATCGCCTATAAGAAAAACATCTATAAATTCGGAAATTGGCTCAGGATTATAACTTCCCGGGCCACCCGCCACTACTATTGGGTTAAATTCATTCCTGTCCGCTGATTTTATGGGAATATTCGCCATCTCCAACATAGACAGAATGGTTGGATAGCTCAACTCATACTGAAGAGAAAAAGCTATCATATCAAAATCATTAAGAGGTCTAAAGCTTTCTAGTCCATAAAGAGGAATATGATTTTGCTGTAATTCTTTCTTAAAATCAACTTCCGGCGCATAAACTCTGTCGGCCAAAAAGTTTCTTTTGTCATAACAATTAACTTTATCGTATAAAATTCTTAAACCTAAATTAGAAATACCTATTTCGTACAAATCAGGAAAAGCAAAAGCCACCCTAGCTTCTGCGGAAGCCCAGTCTTTATTGAAACTCCCGATTTCTTTACCTATATATCTCGAAGGTTTATTTACTTTTTTTAAAATTCTTTGAATCTTTTCTCTCATCATCCTTAAATGATAGCATAAATAAAACGCCTAAAAGAAAAGAGAGTCATTTGAATGACCCTCTTTTCTTTTAAAATCATTTAATTTAATTGATTACAGTAGTGTTTCAAGTAATGCAGCATGTCTTGTTGCTGTAGCAGCAGTTCTGATTCTTCTTTTGTTTACATAAGTTCTGAGAGCTTCTCTAATGAGTTCGCTTCTTGAGCGTTGTTCATCATCAGCAACGTTGTCGATTGTGTTTAAAAATTCGTCCGGCATTGAAATAAGCACTCTTGCCATAATTAATCTCCTCCCAATAAATTTTACCTTGTTATACCACCAATTAATTTTTATTTACTCCTCTTAATATATAAAAAACATTTGATTTGAGAAAATTTCAATAATTCGAGCTTTTTGTTACATAAATTAATATAAGTAGTATATAAAAAATAAATTCTATTGTTTGATTTGCGATATATTCGCAATAAAAAAGCCGTGCCCTACGCTTTGACAAGACTGTTAAAGTAGTACAACATTATTGTCCTCCATCCGGCAAACTGACTACACCCGAAAGTTACAACTTATGGCTGCTGCGTTCCCGCCCTGACCAGGTTCATCGGCTTCCGCCGTGTCAGACCAAACTTCATCGAACAAAAATATTGTCGATCTTTACCAATCGAGCCTCATGGTAGGTTGTCCACCCCGCTAAAGCGATTGCGGGCTAAGGGCATCGCTAGTTCCCCGTGTAGCACGACTGTAAATATATTAACATAAACCACAAAATTTCAACCTCATGAACAAGTCTATTTAAACCCTCGGATTGATTTATTTTCTCTAAACAAAACATAAAATGAATTTAGGCTAGATTTGTTAGGGGGTGTTTATGGAAATCGTCACAGACGATTTAATGTCACAAAAAATCAGGATTTTTGTCAATATAGTAAATAACAAAATTAATACTCCTGAAGAACTTATATACAAGCATCTCATCAATGCTGATGCGCTGAGAATGAAAAATTATTTCTGGGAATCTATAGATGAATACCTGCTGGTAATCAAGCACGATAAAACCTGCCTTGACGCACACAAAGGGCTGGGTTTTTCTTATAAACAAACAGGATATACACGTGATGCGGTAAATGCATTTAACGAAGCTAAAAAGCTGAGCCCCTTCGACAAAATTTTGTATTATGAGGCAGGATGCTGTTATTGCATGGATAAAAAATACGATAAAGCCATAAAAGAATACAAAAAAGCTATAAAAATTTGTCCCGAATATGGAGAAGCAAAGCTAAATCTTGCGCTTGCTTACGAGCTGAACAATCAATTTGATATGGCAATTAAAAATTATCTTAAAATTATCAAAGCTACTCCGGAAAGTGTTTCGGCACATAATGCGCTTGGCAGTTTGTATATAAAATTAGAAATGTACTCTAAAGCAATAAAAACATTCAGACATATTTTAAAAATAAACAAAGAATATTCCAGAGCTTATCTGGGAATTGCAATAGCTTTCGATAAAATGAACTGCAATAATGATTCTATGAGATATTACAAAAAATATATAAAACTTAAGCCAAACTGCGGAAATTTACCTTTTATTCTGGACAGACTAAAAGAATTAAGAAATGAAATAATTCCCAAGAAAAAATCACATCTAAAACTCGTATCATAGTAAAACATTTTTTTACGATAATTTCTCTTTTTCGCTTAATGCAGCTAAATTTGTTAAATTTTCTGCCACTTGCGCAAAATTGGCAATACTTTCAACTTCATGTAAATCAAGAAAATTATCAGGATCAAGAAGTATTATTAATCTGTTTTGAAATTTTCCGATTCCGAGAATAAAATCCCGGGATTCGTCTGAATTAACGGGTGAATCCTGAATATCTTTTGTTTGGAGATGTATAACTTCAGAAACTGAATCTACAGTGAGCCCTACTGTGTTTTTTTCAAGTTCAAGTACCATAATTCTGGTTTCCTGAGTTTCTTTTGTGAGTTCAAGACCAAAACGTTTTCTTCCGTCAATAACAGGAATTATACTTCCTCTAAGATTAATGACTCCTTCAACGAATTCAGGAGATCTTGGTATTTTAGTTTTTTCCTGCGGCATTATAATTTCTTGAACACTGGTAATAGATACCGCATATTCTTCTTTTCCCAGTCTAAAAGCGATAGCCTGCAACTCTTCTTGTTCTAAAATATTTTTACCGGACATAAAGAATCTCCTTAATATTTAATCACTTTTTAATAGAATAAATTTTTTAATAGAAAAAGGCAAATTGTAATTGCCTTTTTCTGTATGATTAATAATCAAATTATAAATTTTAAGAATTCAAGTCAATTACAACTGAAGTTTCTCCTTCAAAGACTTCTTCCTCTTCTTCTTCGAGAACTTCTTCCGGCTGAGCTTCGGTTCTGATTGATTTTCCTGCTTTATTTCCGATAAGTCTTTCTTTAATTTCTTTAACTTTTCTATCAAACCTGTCAGCTAAAAGATCAATAGCAGCATACATTGATTCTGCATCTTCCGTTATTTTTATTACAGAACCGTTTAAAAAGCATGTAACTTCTGCTGTATGACTTTTTTTAACACTTTTATTTTTGGTTACGCTGAGCGTTACTTTTATGTTTATTATCTGGGAATTGTGTTTTACTATTCTACCGATTTTTTCTTCAACATAATCTCTGATTGCCTTGGTAATTTCAATATTACGCCCGTTAAGGGTAAGACGCATAAGCGTTCCTCCTAATTCTCTATAAATATTTCAACTTTTTGATTATAAACCATTTTTTTTTCAGTTTAAAGCTATTTTAATTTTTATTTAACAGTTTAAATTAATAATTTTATCCGTGCATAACTTGAACATTATCAAAATTAGCTGTTTTTCTTACAGATAAAGTGTTTTTATTTTTAAAAAAGAGAAACCTTCGCAATTTGCGAAGGCTTCTCTTTTTTTATTCAGATATTAACTATGCTGTAACTAGAGATTTTGACCCTTTAGCTTCGATTACTGCTTGAGCAGCAGCTAATCTTGCTACAGGAACTCTAAAAGGTGAACAGCTTACATAATTTAAGCCGATTCTATGACAGAATTTAACGCTTTCAGAATCTCCGCCATGCTCACCGCAAATACCAAGTTTAATGTTTGGTCTAACGGATTTACCTTTTTCGATAGCAGTTTTCATAAGCTGACCGACACCTTCTTGATCCAATGTTTCAAAAGGATTTGAAGGAAGGATTTTGTTTTCAACATAATCGTTAAGGAATTTAGCTTCAGCATCATCACGGCTGTAACCGAAAGTCATCTGAGTTAAATCGTTTGTACCGAAGCTGAAGAATTCAGCATATTCAGCAACCTGATCAGCAGTTAAAGCTGCTCTAGGAATTTCAATCATGGTTCCGAATTGATAATCGATTTCGGTTCCTTTTTCAGCCATAACTTCTTTTGCTACTCTTTCAAGTACGTTTCTGGCTTCTTTAAGTTCGTTTACGTGACCGATTAAAGGAATCATAACTTCAGGTTTAACTTCAAGACCTTCTGCTTTAAGATCGCAAGCAGCTTCAAAAATAGCTCTAACTTGCATTTCGTTAATTTCAGGGAATTTAAGGCCTAATCTACATCCTCTTAAGCCCATCATAGGATTTGATTCGCTTAATTCTTCTACTTTGTGTAAAAGAGATTCTTTAGCTGAATAATCTTGTTTAAGAGCTTTTAATGTAGCAACTTCAGCGATAAGTTCGTCTTTATTAGGTAAGAACTCATGAAGAGGAGGATCAAGAAGACGGATTGTCATCGGTAATCCTTTAAGAGCTTTGAACATATCTTTAAAATCTTGATACTGCATAGGAAGAAGTTTAGCAAGAGCTTCTTTTCTTGCTTCTACTGTTCCTGCAACGATCATTTGCTGAACAACAGGAAGTCTGTCTTGAGCCATAAACATATGCTCTGTTCTGCAAAGACCTACGCCTTTAGCACCGAGTTCAACAGCTTTTTCTACATCTTCAGGGGTATCAGCGTTAGCTCTTACTACAAGAGTTTTAACTTCGTCAGCCCAGCTGAATAATTTTTCGAATTTATCATCCATTTTAGGTTCAACTGTAGCGAGTGAACCTTCAAAGATT is part of the bacterium genome and encodes:
- a CDS encoding chemotaxis protein CheW codes for the protein MSGKNILEQEELQAIAFRLGKEEYAVSITSVQEIIMPQEKTKIPRSPEFVEGVINLRGSIIPVIDGRKRFGLELTKETQETRIMVLELEKNTVGLTVDSVSEVIHLQTKDIQDSPVNSDESRDFILGIGKFQNRLIILLDPDNFLDLHEVESIANFAQVAENLTNLAALSEKEKLS
- a CDS encoding Rne/Rng family ribonuclease: MSKSIIISERDNIAAISENGRVLEFFIHRGDILLGDIYLSKVENILPSIDAAFVHVGSDKMGFLHASDVTGKGALKERIKPKQSIMVQVVKEPTGHKGPRVTMAISLPGRFLVLMPDEKGVNVSKKISSVKERARLKSIVSLLKPAGVGVIIRTEAENQSEAEIQEDLEFLLEKWNSIITASDTVTAPSLLHRDQDLLYRVIREAVTDDINEIILDTSFGYHRATQLLQSWNISHKLNVSVHKGTDSILVAKGVDREIRNALQTKVNLPSGGYLYIQTTEALAVIDVNSGKFTSSATQDETIRKTNLEAVAEVARQLKLRNIGGMIIVDFIDMENRVDQLAVLEEFEIALETDKSKPQIGQLSDLGLVELTRHRQGQSLAEIFTKKCANCNGNGVIIEDFNFSAPPQEGETVVKTSKMKFTKPINKNNLVINEAKKQVQSTVQTRIMPSPVKKIETSPSLTASAIKQPVQLEEKKLFTINNELIKDYFAESAYMPKVSKLIRYYAVPASIARNYLGKDFTPDVFTILQELETAESVPAEEKTGVEKVIPRQPQQPYRGGNQRREFQSAPPLRPQQRPAETGVVPRPQQYLQPQVQPQIRPQVQPQPQVQQQISPQQQEQPQAQAQPQVQPQPQVQQHIPPQQQEQPQIQETPVVEEKTVPKEEIAKKRGGRRPIKTDGRQSAQRGRTPAKSPKNIPTDTES
- the rlmH gene encoding 23S rRNA (pseudouridine(1915)-N(3))-methyltransferase RlmH; translated protein: MNIKIIAVGKIREKYIKMGIDEFMKRIQPYSSLQIIEISSENIYSDSNINKILDIESEKILKQINENSYFIALDIKGKLLSSEDFAAKIKDLSLSGINQVVFAIGGAEGLSEKVKNRADLALSLSSMTFAHQMARQLLLEQIYRAFKIINNEPYHK
- a CDS encoding glycoside hydrolase family 38 C-terminal domain-containing protein, with the translated sequence MKVIAYNHTHWDREWYKTFQDFRLRFVEVLDLIIREIHNKNIDCFYLDGQTVILEDYFEIYPEKKLLIQDLISKNKIIIGPWYALADEFLVSGESLFRNMMIGIKQAKELGCNKFVGYLPDSFGHSSEIPRILSAFAIKNAVLWRGAGSQKSEFIWKSQDNSSVKATYLIEGYFQNILHYDISVKEKAEKLKEFLDKIKEYSTSDYILLPTGGDHLGPVIALKAQLEEIGKILKDYSFESGGIFEYIDKTKNLTNLCEFKGELRDNSRNPILPGTLSTRLYLKQANALSTWKLSKLAEPFYAFVRSAKLVASRNNELEYAWKMLLKNHPHDSICGCSIDQVHDEMIPRFAQADQISDGLILRGQNAVSQLVKKDSIWVYNASDYDFSGVISIKTKDNLPKNLKKQFIKSVREFPKEILLDTQRPPFSEDIEEFKEYLVYVENIAPHSINTVNENYKYSKLPDNIEIENNFIKSSRIKIDINVDGTVKLTDFELNKTFEGLHYFYDRADIGDTYNYSPLENDNPLKSKFIKTEVIEKGKLRSTLRVYYELDIPAYFDEIKNSRSKESHKTVITTDISIKVGSKRVEFKTSWENKSKDHILQIKFAFNENITETFAENTFGIIKRDFDADYSLKKLIPASKGVELKTNTAPMQRFVWTDGLGIITEGLSEYGVSQNELYVTILRAVGKLSKLSMNTRNFPAGPPLEATGAQCLGNQTVKYAICCAENPVELFKESDEFFGNIIADVGNSKKDNNYKLTFFSINNQNIYSYAIKLPEKGEGIILRLVNLSDEEQKISLSTGLDFSSYAEVNGMEEKLSKQFGFEQELVFKPYELKNIHFEKEK
- a CDS encoding TIGR03960 family B12-binding radical SAM protein gives rise to the protein MMREKIQRILKKVNKPSRYIGKEIGSFNKDWASAEARVAFAFPDLYEIGISNLGLRILYDKVNCYDKRNFLADRVYAPEVDFKKELQQNHIPLYGLESFRPLNDFDMIAFSLQYELSYPTILSMLEMANIPIKSADRNEFNPIVVAGGPGSYNPEPISEFIDVFLIGDGETIIIKLLEEIQNAKSNKLSREETLKNLAKLEGVYVPRFYKNENGTKLIPVSEEFSAVITKRIDNIDNRDYPVKFPIPYSTAVHDRAVIELRRGCGRMCRFCQACFVNLPVRERSPEHVVEIVDSVLKNTGYDEYSLLALSSNDYINIEKLVGILNEKHACSGVSISLPSQRADKFSLKLAELVNSVRKSTITIAPEAGSQRLRDVINKNLNEEQIIEAVLSVYKTGWSKIKLYFMIGLPTETYEDLDEIINLLQKIKASASKIKNELKLRTFLSITCTVSIFVPKPFTPFQWAAQDKLEVIEDKIRYLRQKARPIRDLKLNFHDSFLCQLEAVFSRGGRELNGLIEEVYKNGSYLDAWNEHFNKDIWLKTAESLSINLSDYSAKEFDVNEELSWDIFNVGVDKSWLIAEYKNALDFKNSDPCDEVCSSCGVCQNLQTEPSLRGHKLDSCEPEQVQPIADLPRKNNSQGDRLSGQCIALSRNDDDIHRYRIKIQKTNELKYISHLDWQKLLYAAIRKAGLKINFTQGFNPSPKISLAVALPIFVEGIAECADIELQENISPEKIKERLNTFLPENSKILEIVNISKDKISIEKAVYWAKYKAFPVEQEKIEKIDLKSIVKNCLLQDNIVIEKISKKNCLKKVDIRPAIHSLNICESNGRYELDFILKAGQDREPVKVISLENSLSDCKIEVSNSTLRADHFLNILIPEIEWDIVREKLLDFEFNELL
- a CDS encoding DNA alkylation repair protein, yielding MNVEQITNEIKSFSNSEFAAHHAKFFKTGKNEYGEGDLFYGLKVPDIRKIAKKYFKDITLGEIEVLIKNPFHEVRMAAILMLVLKYPKIGEEEQGKIYNLYLSNVNYINNWDLVDISAPHIIGAYLFKNNTEKLWELANSEHLWSQRISVLATFYFIRQGEFIPTMELSKYFLKHEHDLIHKATGWMLREVGKRDINSLYSFLNKFHKTMPRTMLRYAIEKISPQQRIIYMKK
- a CDS encoding tetratricopeptide repeat protein: MEIVTDDLMSQKIRIFVNIVNNKINTPEELIYKHLINADALRMKNYFWESIDEYLLVIKHDKTCLDAHKGLGFSYKQTGYTRDAVNAFNEAKKLSPFDKILYYEAGCCYCMDKKYDKAIKEYKKAIKICPEYGEAKLNLALAYELNNQFDMAIKNYLKIIKATPESVSAHNALGSLYIKLEMYSKAIKTFRHILKINKEYSRAYLGIAIAFDKMNCNNDSMRYYKKYIKLKPNCGNLPFILDRLKELRNEIIPKKKSHLKLVS
- a CDS encoding ribbon-helix-helix protein, CopG family, encoding MARVLISMPDEFLNTIDNVADDEQRSRSELIREALRTYVNKRRIRTAATATRHAALLETLL